A single genomic interval of Dysidea avara chromosome 6, odDysAvar1.4, whole genome shotgun sequence harbors:
- the LOC136259051 gene encoding solute carrier family 35 member F2-like produces MTASTWKINNKFVYFFYILVTGQLLALLWTGFGVFATLLDNHTRKDISATLAAGIFFVLAATCGPCMAVQRNFVAKLKANWWKFLILGIADVQGAYLQVLGLKYTTVTSNMVIIHGASVVWIVLLSIFLLKTRYKLVHYISMVVCTFGMVILILEDLKSSKSDDNNSGNNELLGDLICVIAALAQCLSLVGQEFLIKEEISIIEYMAMLGFSGSLLASIQLCILDRRTLVEITWDLPTILYFSGCNLCNIGYYYVKPLVLIFSSSMVINLSTLTTNVYSLMFAIFLFGNKFSAFYIGGFIIIVFGLILYNIISVPEGGKNQSVFSVSYWRNYGRSLFCEWRCCPAPPIDKQLVNLLDSDDSDDSDDYGTFDNEKRSLIGINS; encoded by the exons ATGACAGCAAGTACGTGGAAAATCAACAACAAGTTTGT ATACTTTTTCTACATACTGGTGACTGGCCAGTTGTTGGCCTTACTCTGGACTGGATTCGGAGTGTTTGCTACACTACTGGATAATCACACAAGAAAAGATATTTCTGCTACGCTAGCAGCTGGCATATTTTTTGTTCTTGCTGCAACTTGTGGACCATGCATGGCAGTTCAAAGAAATTTTGTGGCCAAACTGAAGGCCAACTGGTGGAAGTTTCTAATATTGGGAATTGCTGATGTACAAGGAGCTTATTTACAGGTACTGGGACTGAAGTACACCACGGTTACCAGCAACATG GTCATAATTCACGGAGCAAGCGTGGTATGGATTGTATTGCTTTCTATCTTCTTACTAAAAACAAGATACAAACTTGTCCATTACATTTCAATGGTCGTCTGCACATTTGGAATGGTAATATTAATCCTTGAAGATTTGAAGTCATCAAAGAGCGATGACAATAATTCTG GGAACAATGAACTATTAGGAGACCTCATATGCGTCATCGCTGCACTAGCACAATGTCTCAGCCTTGTTGGACAAGAATTTCTAATCAAAGAAGAAATCAGTATAATAGAGTACATGGCGATGTTAGGATTCAGTGGTAGTCTACTTGCAAGTATTCAACT GTGTATTCTGGACCGAAGAACTTTAGTTGAAATTACATGGGACCTGCCAACTA TCCTCTACTTTTCGGGCTGCAATCTGTGCAACATTGGTTACTACTATGTAAAGCCACTTGTCCTAATATTCTCATCATCGATGGTTATAAATCTCTCAACTCTCACTACAAATGTGTATAGTCTGATGTTTGCAATTTTCTTATTTGGCAACAAG TTTTCAGCCTTCTACATTGGAGGGTTTATTATCATAGTTTTTGGACTGATCCTGTACAATATTATATCAGTACCTGAAGGAGGTAAAAACCAGTCAGTGTTCAGTGTTAGCTACTGGCGCAACTATGGACGCTCACTATTCTGTGAGTGGAGGTGTTGTCCTGCACCACCAATAGATAAACAACTAGTGAACTTGCTTGATTCAGATGATTCTGATGACTCGGATGACTACGGTACTTTTGATAATGAAAAAAGATCACTAATTGGAATTAATAGCTAA
- the LOC136257185 gene encoding solute carrier family 35 member F1-like encodes MYFTGFHVCNVGYYFLFPAIIQQSSSMIVSLSVLTANVYSLIFAIFLFNNKFSAFYIGGFVVIMFGLILYNIISVPEGGTDQSVFSIGYWYNYGHSLFCEWRCYPPKYDKLVDLSNDGVINKKIQYNDSHPDT; translated from the exons ATGTATTTTACTGGCTTCCATGTTTGCAATGTTGGATACTACTTCCTTTTCCCTGCAATCATTCAACAATCTTCCTCTATGATCGTAAGCTTGTCTGTGCTAACTGCAAATGTGTACAGCCTGATATTTGCCATCTTCTTGTTTAACAATAAG TTCTCAGCATTTTACATTGGAGGATTTGTGGTGATCATGTTTGGACTGATcctatacaatatcatatcaGTACCTGAAGGAGGTACAGACCAGTCAGTGTTCAGTATTGGCTACTGGTACAACTATGGACACTCACTATTCTGTGAGTGGAGGTGTTATCCTCCCAAATATGATAAACTAGTTGATCTCAGCAATGATGGTGTTATTAACAAAAAGATACAATACAATGACTCTCATCCTGATACCTAA